The following coding sequences lie in one Betaproteobacteria bacterium genomic window:
- a CDS encoding molybdopterin-dependent oxidoreductase, translating into MLTRKNAGAAGASPRLRRLNAAKVPTMDRRTFLKRSGLVAGAGAFASQLPYGTMQTAPVANAAEAVQREVHRTVCTHCSVGCSIDAVVENGVWVRHEPVFDSPLNLGAHCVKGASVREHGHGEFRLKSPMKLVDGKYQKISWDQAINEVGDKILALKKEAGPDSIYWVGSSKHSNEQAYLMRKFVSLFGSNNCDHQARICHSTTVSGVANTWGYGAMTNSYNDMGNTKCALYIGSNAAEAHPVSMLHMLHAKETGAKMIVVDPRFTRTAAHADEYVRIRSGTDIPFLFGVLYHIFNNGWEDKQYINDRVYGMDKVREDVMAKWTPDKVTEVCGVPEAQVFMVAEMMAKNRPSTLVWCMGQTQHTIGNAMVRASCIVQLALGNIGVSGGGANIFRGHDNVQGATDVGPNPDSLPGYYGVSAGSWKHYAAVWNVPYEWMQQQFSPGMMEKPGLTVSRWIDGVLENNEHIDQPSNLRAIVFWGHAPNSQTRGKEMVEAMKKLDMIVVIDPYPSATAAMAAMVRKEGVYLLPACTQFETSGSVTASNRSLQWRERVIRPLFESQTDQALMAAFARKLGFGEQMLKNYDMVKPDGDAKMEEPSPESILKELNRANWTIGYTGQSPERLKLHMKNQHTFDVKTLRANGGPCDGDYYGLPWPCYGTPELKHPGSPNLYDHSRSLMDGGGCFRANFGVERDGVNLLAEDGSYPKDSELTTGYPEFDHVLLKKLGWWEDLTAGEKKAAEGKNWKTDLSGGIQRVAMKHGCHPFGNAKARALVWNFPDAIPQHREPLYSPRPDLIEKYPTHDDKKVFWRLPTLYKSVQEKNKNISQQFPLVLTSGRLVEYEGGGEETRSNPWLAELQQECFVEINPKDANDRGVRHDEYVWVKTPTGAQLKVKAQVTERVGAGTSFMPFHFSGWWMGKDMLAYYPEGAHPIVRGEAVNTATTYGYDSVTMMQETKTTLCQIEKMSA; encoded by the coding sequence ATGCTGACCAGGAAGAACGCGGGTGCGGCCGGCGCGAGTCCTCGGCTGCGCCGCCTGAACGCGGCGAAAGTGCCAACCATGGACCGGCGAACGTTTCTCAAGCGCTCGGGCCTGGTTGCAGGCGCCGGTGCGTTCGCAAGCCAGCTGCCCTACGGCACCATGCAGACGGCCCCGGTCGCCAACGCCGCCGAGGCCGTACAGCGCGAGGTGCACCGCACCGTCTGCACCCATTGTTCGGTCGGTTGCTCGATCGACGCGGTGGTCGAGAACGGGGTCTGGGTGCGGCACGAGCCGGTTTTCGATTCGCCGCTGAACCTCGGCGCCCATTGCGTGAAGGGCGCCTCCGTGCGCGAGCACGGCCATGGCGAGTTCCGCCTGAAGTCGCCGATGAAGCTGGTCGACGGCAAGTATCAGAAGATCAGCTGGGACCAGGCGATCAACGAGGTCGGTGACAAGATCCTCGCGCTGAAGAAGGAAGCCGGCCCCGATTCCATCTACTGGGTGGGCAGCTCCAAGCACAGCAACGAGCAGGCGTATCTGATGCGCAAGTTCGTGTCGCTGTTCGGCAGCAACAACTGCGACCACCAGGCGCGCATCTGCCACTCCACCACCGTCTCCGGCGTGGCCAACACCTGGGGCTACGGTGCGATGACCAACTCGTACAACGACATGGGCAACACCAAGTGCGCGTTGTACATCGGCTCCAATGCCGCCGAGGCACACCCAGTCTCGATGCTGCACATGCTGCACGCGAAGGAAACCGGCGCCAAGATGATCGTGGTCGACCCGCGTTTCACGCGCACCGCGGCCCACGCCGACGAGTACGTGCGCATCCGCTCCGGCACCGACATTCCGTTCCTGTTCGGCGTGCTCTATCACATCTTCAACAACGGCTGGGAAGACAAGCAGTACATCAACGACCGCGTGTACGGGATGGACAAGGTGCGCGAGGACGTGATGGCGAAGTGGACGCCGGACAAGGTCACCGAGGTGTGCGGCGTGCCCGAGGCACAGGTGTTCATGGTGGCCGAAATGATGGCCAAGAACCGCCCCTCGACCCTGGTCTGGTGCATGGGCCAGACGCAGCACACCATCGGCAATGCGATGGTGCGCGCCTCCTGCATCGTGCAGCTCGCGCTCGGCAACATCGGCGTCTCCGGTGGGGGCGCCAACATCTTCCGCGGCCACGACAACGTGCAGGGCGCCACCGACGTGGGGCCGAATCCGGATTCGCTGCCCGGTTACTACGGCGTTTCGGCCGGCTCGTGGAAGCACTATGCCGCGGTCTGGAACGTGCCCTACGAATGGATGCAGCAGCAATTCTCCCCGGGCATGATGGAGAAGCCGGGGCTGACGGTTTCGCGCTGGATCGACGGGGTGCTGGAGAACAACGAGCACATCGACCAGCCTTCCAACCTGCGCGCAATCGTGTTCTGGGGCCATGCGCCCAACAGCCAGACGCGCGGCAAGGAAATGGTCGAGGCGATGAAGAAGCTCGACATGATCGTCGTCATCGATCCGTATCCCTCGGCAACCGCGGCCATGGCCGCCATGGTGCGCAAGGAAGGCGTCTACCTGCTGCCGGCATGCACCCAATTCGAGACCTCGGGCTCGGTGACCGCATCCAACCGCTCGCTGCAGTGGCGCGAGCGCGTGATCCGGCCGCTGTTCGAATCGCAGACCGATCAGGCGCTGATGGCCGCGTTTGCGAGGAAGCTCGGCTTCGGCGAACAGATGCTCAAGAACTACGACATGGTGAAGCCCGACGGCGACGCGAAGATGGAAGAGCCGTCGCCGGAATCGATCCTGAAGGAGCTCAACCGCGCCAACTGGACGATCGGCTACACCGGGCAGTCGCCCGAGCGCCTCAAGCTGCACATGAAGAACCAGCACACGTTCGACGTGAAGACCCTGCGTGCGAACGGCGGCCCCTGCGACGGCGATTACTACGGTCTGCCGTGGCCGTGCTACGGCACGCCGGAGCTGAAGCACCCGGGCTCGCCCAACCTCTACGACCATTCGAGATCGCTCATGGACGGCGGCGGCTGCTTCCGCGCCAACTTCGGCGTCGAGCGCGACGGCGTCAACCTGCTCGCCGAAGACGGGTCGTATCCGAAGGACAGCGAGCTCACCACCGGCTATCCGGAGTTCGACCACGTGCTGCTGAAGAAGCTGGGTTGGTGGGAGGATCTCACGGCAGGCGAGAAAAAGGCGGCCGAGGGCAAGAACTGGAAGACCGATCTCTCCGGCGGCATCCAGCGCGTGGCGATGAAGCACGGCTGTCATCCGTTCGGCAACGCGAAGGCGCGCGCGCTGGTGTGGAATTTCCCCGATGCGATACCGCAGCATCGCGAGCCGCTGTACTCGCCGCGTCCCGACCTGATCGAGAAGTATCCGACCCACGACGACAAGAAGGTGTTCTGGCGCCTGCCGACGCTGTACAAGTCGGTGCAGGAGAAGAACAAGAACATCTCGCAGCAGTTTCCGCTCGTGCTCACCAGCGGCCGGCTGGTGGAGTACGAAGGCGGAGGCGAGGAGACGCGCTCCAATCCGTGGCTCGCCGAACTGCAGCAGGAATGCTTCGTCGAGATCAATCCGAAGGATGCGAACGATCGCGGCGTGCGCCACGACGAGTACGTCTGGGTGAAAACGCCGACCGGCGCGCAGTTGAAGGTGAAGGCGCAGGTGACCGAGCGGGTGGGCGCCGGCACCAGCTTCATGCCATTCCACTTCTCGGGCTGGTGGATGGGCAAGGACATGCTCGCCTACTATCCCGAGGGGGCGCACCCGATCGTGCGCGGCGAGGCCGTGAACACTGCCACCACCTACGGCTACGACTCGGTGACGATGATGCAGGAGACCAAGACGACGTTGTGCCAGATCGAGAAGATGAGTGCCTGA
- a CDS encoding carbonic anhydrase yields MPRELVFRLSRFRDHYFPKFEQKYRELVAKGQHPGTLFIGCSDSRIVPHLLMDCGPGELFIVRNVGNLVPPYDASHGYHGSAAAIEFAVLSLGVTDIVVCGHSHCGAIQALYQDLPAEARHTRKWLELAREAVLPVTASDDALRRVEQRSVVLQLERLLTFPMVRSRVEDATLFLHGWHYIIEDGRVLELDAKSGAFLPLDAAPSRPVPDLDESADLLGTYL; encoded by the coding sequence ATGCCTCGCGAACTCGTGTTTCGCCTCAGCCGTTTCCGCGACCATTACTTTCCGAAGTTCGAACAGAAGTATCGCGAGCTGGTGGCGAAGGGCCAGCACCCGGGCACCCTCTTCATCGGCTGCTCGGATTCGCGCATCGTGCCGCACCTGTTGATGGATTGCGGGCCGGGCGAGCTCTTCATCGTGCGCAACGTCGGCAACCTGGTGCCGCCGTACGATGCTTCGCACGGTTATCACGGCAGCGCGGCGGCCATCGAGTTCGCCGTGCTCAGCCTGGGCGTCACCGATATCGTCGTTTGCGGCCATAGCCATTGCGGCGCGATTCAGGCGCTCTACCAGGATTTGCCTGCCGAGGCTCGGCATACGCGCAAGTGGCTCGAGCTGGCGCGCGAGGCGGTGTTGCCGGTTACGGCCAGCGACGACGCACTGCGTCGCGTCGAGCAGCGCTCGGTGGTCCTGCAGCTGGAACGGTTGCTGACCTTTCCCATGGTCCGCAGCCGCGTCGAGGACGCCACACTGTTCCTGCACGGCTGGCACTACATCATCGAGGATGGCCGGGTGCTGGAGCTGGACGCAAAAAGCGGCGCATTCCTGCCGCTCGACGCGGCGCCCTCCAGGCCCGTACCCGACCTGGACGAGAGTGCGGATCTGCTCGGGACGTATCTGTAG
- a CDS encoding formate dehydrogenase, which yields MPGKPAHAAAKPDEKRRRFLLSLGAGGAGAAAAGVAAAAGTVAPAETAPKSKSSGYRETQHVRDYYRSART from the coding sequence ATTCCCGGCAAGCCCGCGCATGCCGCCGCCAAACCGGATGAGAAGCGGCGCCGCTTCCTGCTTTCGCTCGGTGCCGGCGGTGCCGGTGCGGCGGCTGCCGGGGTGGCTGCCGCGGCTGGCACCGTGGCTCCCGCCGAGACCGCGCCGAAAAGCAAGTCATCGGGCTATCGCGAAACCCAGCACGTGCGCGACTACTATCGCAGCGCCAGGACCTGA
- a CDS encoding 4Fe-4S dicluster domain-containing protein: MSGLRGKQLHICSCNASMPLDAQGLGRALGLVESPRIATALCQRELAQFADAVSGDALVACTQESRLLGDCAEERGRTQTIRFVNIRETGGWSQQAKAATPKIAALLAAAALPDSDPVPAVSYKSEGQLLIVGPLDAALHWAGVLAGQLAVAVLATGRSTGTELPAERNFPVFSGRLARIGGWLGAFEVEWAQDNPIDLDLCTRCNACIHACPENAIDWSYQVDAARCRAHRACVTACGVVGAIDFERREPKRMERFDLVLDLQRVPHLRMHQPPQGYLSPGADPVAQAQAVARLATLTGEFEKPRYFAYNASICAHSRAKKTGCSRCIDVCSTEAIRADGDHVRVEPHLCMGCGACATVCPSGAMTYAYPSVPDTARRMRTMLQTYAAAGGRDACLLLHAEAGRPVLSRLARRHRGLPARCLPLEVQHVASTGLDTWLVAAAYGASQVAVLLAGDEAPAYREALAAQMEIAETIVQGLGYDGPHFRLFEAGDAAALDRELWDWPAGRCVQTPATFAAGSDKRTSVFMAIEHLAKQALHAREEIPLPAGSPFGTIEVDRDACTLCLACVGSCPTSALLDNPAKPQLSFIERNCVQCGLCAATCPENAIAFSPRLALGAESKSARVLHETAIFNCIACGKALGTEKMIGTMLARLASHSMFAEPGALERLKMCADCRVIDMMKQKGGVDIRDV; encoded by the coding sequence ATGAGCGGCCTGCGCGGCAAGCAGCTGCACATCTGCTCGTGCAACGCCAGCATGCCGCTCGATGCACAAGGGCTCGGCCGGGCGCTCGGGCTTGTGGAGTCGCCCCGGATCGCCACGGCGCTTTGCCAGCGCGAGCTGGCGCAATTCGCCGACGCGGTGAGCGGGGATGCGCTGGTCGCCTGCACGCAGGAGTCGCGGCTGCTCGGCGATTGTGCGGAGGAGCGCGGCCGCACTCAGACCATTCGCTTCGTCAATATCCGCGAAACCGGCGGCTGGTCGCAGCAGGCGAAAGCAGCAACACCGAAGATCGCCGCGCTGCTGGCGGCGGCGGCCTTGCCCGATTCCGATCCGGTTCCCGCCGTCTCGTACAAGTCGGAAGGCCAGCTGCTGATCGTCGGGCCCCTGGATGCGGCGCTGCACTGGGCCGGCGTGCTCGCCGGCCAGCTCGCGGTCGCGGTGCTCGCGACCGGACGCAGCACAGGAACCGAGCTGCCGGCCGAGCGCAACTTTCCGGTTTTTTCGGGCAGGCTCGCGCGCATCGGCGGCTGGCTGGGTGCATTCGAGGTGGAATGGGCGCAGGACAATCCCATCGACCTCGACCTGTGCACGCGCTGCAACGCCTGCATCCACGCCTGCCCCGAGAACGCCATCGACTGGAGCTATCAGGTCGATGCCGCGCGCTGCCGTGCGCACCGGGCTTGCGTCACGGCTTGTGGCGTCGTCGGCGCCATCGATTTCGAGCGCCGCGAGCCGAAACGCATGGAGCGTTTCGACCTGGTGCTCGATCTGCAGCGCGTGCCGCACTTGCGCATGCATCAGCCGCCGCAGGGGTATCTGAGCCCTGGCGCCGACCCGGTCGCGCAGGCGCAAGCCGTCGCCCGGCTCGCCACGCTGACGGGCGAGTTCGAGAAACCCAGGTACTTCGCTTACAACGCCTCGATCTGCGCGCACAGCCGCGCGAAGAAGACCGGTTGCTCGCGCTGCATCGATGTGTGCTCGACCGAGGCGATTCGCGCCGACGGCGACCACGTCCGGGTCGAACCGCACCTGTGCATGGGCTGCGGCGCGTGTGCGACCGTGTGCCCGTCGGGTGCCATGACATACGCCTATCCGTCGGTCCCCGATACGGCGCGGCGCATGCGCACGATGCTCCAGACCTATGCCGCTGCCGGCGGCCGCGATGCATGCCTGCTGCTGCACGCGGAAGCGGGACGCCCTGTGCTCTCGCGCCTCGCGCGGCGCCATCGCGGCCTGCCCGCGCGCTGTTTACCGCTGGAAGTGCAGCACGTCGCTTCAACCGGGCTCGACACGTGGCTCGTCGCGGCGGCGTACGGCGCGAGCCAGGTGGCTGTCCTGCTCGCCGGTGACGAGGCCCCGGCGTATCGCGAGGCGCTCGCTGCGCAAATGGAAATCGCCGAAACCATCGTCCAGGGGCTGGGTTACGACGGACCGCACTTCCGCTTGTTCGAGGCAGGCGATGCGGCGGCGCTCGATCGCGAGCTGTGGGATTGGCCGGCTGGACGCTGCGTCCAGACGCCTGCCACGTTTGCCGCCGGCAGCGACAAGCGCACCAGCGTCTTCATGGCGATCGAGCATCTCGCGAAACAGGCACTGCATGCGCGGGAAGAGATCCCCTTGCCGGCCGGCTCCCCGTTCGGCACGATCGAAGTCGATCGAGACGCCTGCACGCTGTGCCTCGCCTGCGTCGGCAGTTGCCCGACGAGCGCCCTGCTGGACAACCCGGCGAAGCCGCAGCTCTCCTTCATCGAGCGCAATTGCGTGCAATGCGGGCTGTGCGCCGCGACCTGCCCCGAGAACGCGATCGCGTTCTCGCCGCGGCTTGCGCTCGGCGCGGAATCCAAGTCCGCCCGCGTCCTGCACGAGACGGCGATCTTCAACTGCATCGCGTGCGGCAAGGCGCTGGGCACCGAAAAGATGATCGGCACGATGCTGGCGAGGCTCGCCAGCCACTCCATGTTCGCCGAACCGGGTGCGCTGGAGCGGCTCAAGATGTGCGCCGACTGCCGGGTCATCGACATGATGAAGCAAAAGGGCGGTGTGGACATTCGCGATGTCTGA
- a CDS encoding response regulator — protein sequence MTEIPPLPAAETVVSGRRILIVDDNRDAAISLSMLLELSGNKTETAYDGLAAIDAAARFEPDVVLLDIGLPGLNGYEVARRMRNEPWGKQVKLVAVTGWGHPEDRERAIAAGFDAHLLKPVDHAALVKLLAGAGTPHR from the coding sequence ATGACCGAAATACCGCCCCTCCCGGCAGCCGAAACCGTCGTCTCGGGCCGGCGCATCCTGATCGTGGACGACAATCGCGATGCCGCAATCAGTCTTTCGATGCTGCTCGAGCTGAGCGGCAACAAGACCGAGACGGCCTATGACGGATTGGCGGCGATCGACGCCGCGGCCCGCTTCGAGCCCGACGTCGTCCTCCTCGACATCGGCCTTCCCGGGCTCAACGGCTACGAGGTGGCGCGCCGGATGCGAAACGAGCCCTGGGGCAAGCAGGTGAAGCTGGTCGCCGTTACCGGTTGGGGACATCCCGAGGACCGCGAGCGCGCCATCGCGGCGGGATTCGACGCGCACCTGTTGAAGCCGGTCGATCATGCCGCCCTGGTGAAGCTGCTTGCCGGCGCGGGCACGCCGCACCGCTAG
- a CDS encoding DUF3305 domain-containing protein: protein MQRTPLANRWAAERWEPVAVAVEPQSDNHGHAFFLQADSDAGTRWCFTGFALELHRSEADGYHLNLTAPAPMVFIMWRMLEPESMEAGGPAARPELATVSYNEAARMLDGGEQVDGLPMPAVIREWMTPFVAEHYKPEPKRKVRRRDPLRDEAPPDPALRPSTNTDEPQRE, encoded by the coding sequence ATGCAGCGCACGCCGCTCGCGAACCGCTGGGCGGCCGAGCGGTGGGAGCCGGTTGCGGTCGCGGTCGAGCCGCAATCTGACAACCACGGGCACGCTTTTTTCTTGCAGGCCGACTCCGATGCCGGGACGCGCTGGTGTTTCACGGGGTTCGCGCTGGAACTGCACCGTTCCGAGGCCGACGGGTATCATCTCAACCTGACGGCTCCGGCGCCCATGGTCTTCATCATGTGGCGCATGCTCGAGCCCGAGTCGATGGAGGCGGGCGGCCCGGCCGCCCGGCCGGAATTGGCGACTGTGAGCTACAACGAAGCCGCCCGGATGCTCGACGGCGGCGAGCAGGTCGACGGATTACCGATGCCGGCTGTGATCCGGGAATGGATGACGCCGTTCGTCGCCGAGCACTACAAGCCCGAGCCCAAGCGCAAGGTCCGTCGCCGCGATCCGTTGCGCGACGAAGCACCGCCCGATCCTGCGCTTCGTCCGTCCACGAATACCGATGAGCCGCAACGCGAATGA
- a CDS encoding 4Fe-4S dicluster domain-containing protein, whose product MARMKFICDAERCIECNSCVTACKQEHDIPWGVNRRRVVTLNDGVPGERSISAACMHCSDAPCMAVCPVDCFYKTDDGVVLHDKDLCIGCGYCFYACPFGAPQFPQDGAFGLRGKMDKCTFCAGGPEPDGSQAEFEKYGRNRLAEGKLPACAEMCSTKALLGGDGDVLADIFRTRAMARGKGSEVWGWATAYGRPETKPGSSGPQEKPAPKAPANASGGNS is encoded by the coding sequence ATGGCCCGAATGAAATTCATCTGCGATGCGGAGCGGTGCATCGAATGCAACAGCTGCGTCACCGCCTGCAAACAGGAGCACGACATCCCCTGGGGGGTGAACCGGCGTCGCGTGGTCACGTTGAACGACGGCGTTCCGGGCGAGCGCTCGATCTCGGCGGCGTGCATGCATTGCTCCGATGCGCCCTGCATGGCCGTGTGCCCGGTCGACTGCTTCTATAAGACGGACGATGGGGTGGTGCTGCACGACAAGGACTTGTGCATCGGCTGCGGTTACTGCTTCTACGCCTGTCCGTTCGGCGCGCCGCAGTTTCCGCAGGACGGCGCCTTCGGCCTGCGTGGCAAGATGGACAAGTGCACCTTCTGCGCGGGCGGGCCGGAGCCGGACGGTTCGCAGGCCGAGTTCGAGAAGTACGGGCGCAATCGTCTGGCCGAAGGCAAGCTCCCGGCCTGCGCCGAGATGTGCTCCACCAAGGCTCTGCTCGGCGGCGACGGCGACGTGCTGGCGGACATCTTCCGGACCCGCGCGATGGCCCGCGGCAAGGGCTCGGAAGTCTGGGGCTGGGCCACCGCCTACGGCCGTCCGGAAACCAAGCCGGGCTCGTCCGGGCCGCAAGAGAAACCCGCGCCGAAGGCGCCGGCAAACGCGAGCGGAGGCAACTCATGA
- a CDS encoding c-type cytochrome codes for MRIITIATNPVTDRAFFVAACTVCAPAAAASPQTVVHLLDYIGVDYQQFVQDGKVLDAAEYKEQQEFSRQVVELLKSSPEVPARAELLKAAAELAERIDAKAAGADIAQRAAALRGQVIAAYRLGVAPRRAPDLDAGKRLYAAQCVSCHGAQGRGDGPAGKNLDPTPSDFHDHARMAQRSLYGLYNTITLGVAGTGMTSYRHLGEDERWALAFYVGTLGADPQRIAQGGAAWEQGKGKTEIGTLRALATLTDEEVGQKYGADTAAAFAWLKTNPQALAALQESPIAVSRRLLAESAAAYRDGKPEEANRLALQSYLEGFELAEAVSMRSTASCASRSRRRCSAIAI; via the coding sequence ATGAGAATCATTACCATCGCGACAAACCCGGTAACGGATCGCGCGTTCTTCGTCGCTGCTTGCACCGTGTGCGCCCCGGCGGCCGCCGCTTCGCCCCAGACCGTGGTGCACCTGCTCGACTACATCGGGGTGGATTACCAGCAGTTCGTGCAGGACGGCAAAGTGCTCGACGCGGCCGAATACAAGGAGCAGCAGGAGTTTTCGCGCCAGGTGGTCGAGCTGCTGAAAAGCTCGCCCGAGGTGCCTGCGCGCGCTGAGCTGCTGAAAGCGGCGGCCGAGCTCGCCGAGCGCATCGATGCCAAGGCCGCGGGTGCCGACATCGCACAGCGCGCCGCGGCATTGCGAGGGCAGGTGATCGCGGCGTACCGGCTCGGTGTAGCGCCCAGACGCGCTCCGGACCTCGATGCGGGCAAGCGCTTGTACGCGGCGCAATGCGTGTCATGCCATGGTGCGCAGGGTCGCGGCGACGGGCCGGCGGGCAAGAATCTGGACCCCACGCCATCCGATTTCCACGACCACGCCCGCATGGCGCAGCGCAGCCTCTACGGCCTCTACAACACCATCACGCTCGGCGTCGCCGGCACCGGCATGACCTCGTATCGCCATCTCGGCGAGGACGAGCGCTGGGCGCTTGCCTTCTACGTCGGCACGCTCGGCGCCGACCCGCAGCGGATCGCGCAGGGAGGCGCCGCCTGGGAGCAAGGCAAGGGCAAGACCGAGATCGGGACGTTGCGCGCGCTGGCGACGCTCACCGATGAAGAAGTCGGGCAGAAGTACGGCGCTGATACGGCCGCTGCGTTCGCCTGGCTCAAGACGAATCCGCAAGCGCTTGCAGCCTTGCAGGAGTCGCCGATCGCCGTTTCGCGCCGGCTGCTCGCAGAAAGCGCCGCGGCGTATCGCGACGGCAAGCCCGAGGAAGCGAACCGCCTCGCGCTCCAGTCCTATCTCGAAGGCTTCGAGCTTGCCGAGGCAGTCTCGATGCGATCGACGGCAAGCTGCGCCAGCAGGTCGAGGCGGAGATGTTCCGCTATCGCGATCTGA
- the phoU gene encoding phosphate signaling complex protein PhoU, translated as MATLTDREYDAELHRLHDQLLIMGARVEEMIANSMRALVERDTDVAQRTIEFDHQINRLEVEIDELCLRILARRQPVASDLRLITLALKLVTDLERIGDIGVNICERVIELNMEPPLKQYVDLPRMAQIVQGMIRDALDAFVNADVDRSRDVVERDRVVDAYYGQIFRELLTYMMEDTRNIYRAIRLQSIAKYLERIGDHATNLAEMVIFMVLGKDVRHLGSMTEPSARRMPRGILFLCRQNAARSQMAEALARKRLPSGIHIASAGSEPAAAVNPWAVRTMQEVGLDISSQQPKPLAEVAWGDFDTVVTLCAEEVCVVPPRGLRQYHWPLDDPAAVAGTDAEIQAAFRATRDEIERWLRELVEGFR; from the coding sequence ATGGCGACTCTCACCGACCGCGAATACGACGCCGAGCTGCACAGGCTGCACGATCAGCTCCTGATCATGGGCGCGCGCGTCGAGGAAATGATCGCGAACAGCATGCGGGCCCTGGTCGAGCGCGATACCGATGTCGCCCAGCGCACGATCGAGTTCGATCATCAGATCAACCGGCTCGAGGTGGAGATCGACGAGCTGTGCCTGCGCATCCTGGCACGGCGCCAGCCGGTCGCATCGGATCTGCGCCTGATCACGCTCGCGCTCAAGCTCGTCACCGACCTGGAGCGCATCGGCGACATCGGCGTCAACATCTGCGAGCGGGTGATCGAGCTCAACATGGAGCCGCCGCTCAAGCAGTACGTCGACCTGCCGCGCATGGCGCAAATCGTCCAGGGGATGATCCGCGACGCCCTCGACGCCTTCGTCAATGCCGACGTGGATCGCTCCCGCGACGTGGTCGAGCGCGACCGCGTGGTCGACGCCTACTACGGCCAGATCTTCCGCGAGCTGCTCACCTACATGATGGAGGATACGCGCAACATCTACCGGGCGATCCGGCTGCAGTCGATCGCGAAGTACCTGGAGCGGATCGGCGATCACGCGACCAATCTGGCCGAGATGGTGATCTTCATGGTGCTCGGCAAGGACGTCCGCCATCTCGGCAGCATGACCGAGCCTTCCGCCCGGCGAATGCCGCGGGGAATCCTGTTCCTCTGCCGCCAGAACGCGGCGCGCAGCCAGATGGCCGAAGCGTTGGCGAGGAAGCGGTTGCCGTCCGGAATCCACATCGCAAGCGCAGGCTCCGAGCCCGCCGCAGCGGTGAATCCATGGGCGGTACGCACGATGCAGGAAGTCGGCCTCGACATCTCCTCGCAACAGCCCAAGCCGCTCGCCGAGGTGGCCTGGGGCGACTTCGACACCGTCGTCACGCTTTGTGCCGAAGAAGTCTGCGTCGTTCCGCCGCGCGGACTGCGCCAGTACCATTGGCCCCTCGACGACCCCGCCGCGGTCGCAGGCACGGACGCGGAAATCCAGGCGGCGTTCCGCGCCACGCGCGACGAAATCGAGCGGTGGCTGCGGGAGCTGGTCGAGGGCTTTCGTTAG